One Babylonia areolata isolate BAREFJ2019XMU chromosome 20, ASM4173473v1, whole genome shotgun sequence DNA segment encodes these proteins:
- the LOC143295108 gene encoding uncharacterized protein LOC143295108: protein MWAQTGGAFTVTPPTIPRPTTAPPHASAGVDYVGISREEMALRLQQAYALIDTYELRHRQQQTSTPQESQLRDTQGDEALENGRSAGSVPPQPLYGQIVPSDFRMRVGVPPEMEDGGRAGHPSQLWRRQVEVEGEEEGQGEVTSGYTGAAATAVWSDQRVLASATLPAEEKCEVLIQALGQCQIAWFEEQQRSRRAELLNHALLSEVHAVQEANREKDRSLARMRDEIAARDDQIRDLERQLEQAQRERDSQRSLPRPGIKRGRFTMSRTATHECGNCRQAFTSAEDALSSLCQYHPKAASELHARTAQAFSSSASQHRYWPCCRQFGSKAPPCHCGQHNLRSLS, encoded by the exons ATGTGGGCTCAGACAGGCGGAGCCTTCACAGtcacccctcccaccatccccagaCCCACCACAGCGCCCCCTCATGCTTCTGCAGGGGTCGACTATGTCGGCATCAGCCGTGAAGAGATGGCACTGCGACTACAGCAGGCCTACGCCCTGATTGACACCTACGAGCTGCGTCATCGCCAGCAGCAGACCTCCACCCCGCAAGAGAGCCAGTTACGAGACACACAGGGCGATGAGGCCTTGGAGAATGGCCGCAGTGCGGGATCAGTTCCGCCACAACCGCTCTACGGCCAGATTGTGCCTTCCGACTTCAGAATGCGGGTGGGGGTTCCCCCCGagatggaggatggagggagagcgGGGCATCCGTCACAACTGTGGAGGAGgcaggtggaggtggaaggggaggaggaaggacaaGGGGAGGTCACCAGCGGTTACACTGGCGCCGCTGCCACTGCCGTCTGGAGCGACCAGCGGGTGCTGGCGTCGGCCACCCTGCCTGCGGAGGAGAAGTGCGAGGTGCTGATCCAGGCCTTGGGGCAGTGCCAGATAGCGTGGTTTGAGGAGCAGCAGAGGAGCAGGCGGGCTGAGCTGTTGAACCACGCTCTGCTGTCCGAGGTCCACGCTGTGCAGGAGGCGAATAGGGAGAAGGACCGGTCCCTGGCCAGGATGAGGGATGAG ATTGCCGCCAGGGACGACCAGATCCGGGACCTGGAGCGGCAGCTGGAGCAGGCGCAGCGTGAACGTGACAGCCAGCGCTCCCTGCCTCGCCCCGGGATCAAGCGTGGCCGGTTCACCATGTCGCGGACAGCGACACACGAGTGTGGCAACTGCAGACAGGCGTTCACAAGCGCGGAGGATGCACTCAGCTCCCTCTGCCAGTACCACCCGAAAGCTGCAAGTGAGCTGCATGCCAGAACGGCTCAGGCGTTCTCTAGCTCCGCCTCCCAGCATCGGTACTGGCCGTGCTGTCGTCAGTTCGGCTCCAAGGCGCCCCCCTGCCACTGCGGCCAGCACAATCTGCGCAGTCTGAGCTAG